The Polyangium mundeleinium genome contains the following window.
GAAGTAACCCGGTCGCGGGCGGCGGCGGCGGGGCGTCCCCTCGTCCCGGTAAACACTCGAATTTGACCCCGTTTTCGATTGTATTCTCGGCCGCTGCGTGGCTAGAGTCCCGCGCCATGCGCCGTTGCTCGTCGGATCGTCTCGACGTTCAGCAATGGGCGGCCCCCGCCCGCCTGGCGGCGCCCTTCGCCCGTGCCCCCCGGTCGAGCAGCGCTCGGCCGCGACGTACCCTCGTCGCGCTCCTCTCGGTCCTCGCCATTGCGCTCTGCTCGCTGATCTCCCCCGCCGTACACGCGCAAGGTTCACCCTCGCCGTCGCCCGAGGGGCGCGTGCGGGTGAGCTACTGGGAGAAATGGACCGGCATGGAGAAGGAGGCGATGGAGTCCGTCATTCAGGACTTCCATCGCTCGCAATCCAGGATCTGGGTCGACTACCAGTCGGTCTCCCAGTACCAGCACAAGACGCTGATCGCGACGGCGGGCGGCGACCCGCCGGACATCGCGGGGCTGCTCGCGGCCGACATCGCCGACTTTGCCGAGAAAAACGCGCTCGTCCCGCTCGACGAGCTCATGCGCGGTACACACATGGGCCGCGAGAGCTTCTTGCCGGTGTACTGGGACATGGGCGTTTATCGGGACCACGTATGGGCCGTCGTGTCCGTGCCAAACGTGGTGAGCCTGTACTGGAACAAGGATCTCTTCGCGAAAGCGGGGCTCGATCCGGATCGCCCGCCGCGCACCATCGCCGAGCTCGACGCGATGGCCGAGAAGCTCACGGTCGTCGAGGGCGGCAGGATCGCGCAGCTCGGGTTCATGCCAGCCGATACGAACTGGTGGCCTTATGGCTGGGGCTTCTGGTTCGGCGCGCGGCTATGGGACGGCGGTGCGAACATCACGATCGATTCGCCGGAGAACGTCCGGGCATTTTCCTGGTTCCAGGGCTACGGAAAGCGCCACGACGCCGGTCAGCTCCAGAATTTCACGAGCTCGTTTGGCAACTTCGCCTCGGCGCAGAATCCGTTCTTGAGCGGCAAGCTCGCCATGGTGCTCCAGGGGATCTGGATGGGGAACTTCATCCAGAAGTTCAGCCCCGAGATGCGCTGGGGCGCCGCGGCGTTCCCCTCCGAAAAGGAGGGAGGGCCGCCGGTCGCCATCGCCGACGCCGACATGCTGGTGATCCCGAGCGGCGCCAAACACCCGAGCGAGGCCTTCGCGTTCCTCGAATACCTCACGCAGCAAGGTCCCATGGAAAAGCTCTGCCTGGGACAGCGGAAGCTCTCGCCGCTCCGCAGCGTGAGCCCGGAGTTTTACCGCGCGCACAAGAACCCCTTCATCAAGAGCCTCCAGGATCTCGCCGCGAGCCCAGGGGCGACGCCGCAGCCGCGGATCAGCGTCTGGAACGAGTACACCCTCGAGATTCGGAATGCGTCGCAGCGGTTGTGGCTCGGGGAGGCGACGGCCGACCAGGCGCTCGGCGACGTCAAGACGGTCGTCCAGAAATCGTGGGACCGCCATCGACATCGGCAGGACGCCGCGCCGTCGCGCTGGCTCTCCGTTCTCCCGTTCGGCCTGATCGGGCTCCTTGGCGTGGGGCTCGTCGGGGCCGCTCGGCGCGAGCAGAGGCGGCTCGCCCAAACGAGCGGCGTCGAGAAGCCGGTGCGCTCGAATGCCTCATTGCGAAAGGGGCTCGCGTTCTTCTCCCCCTGGGGCATCGGGCTCCTCGTGTTTCTCGCCTATCCGGTGGCGTCCTCGATCGTCTATAGCTTCTGTGATTATTCCGTCCTGTCGCCGCCGCGGTGGATCGGGCTTCAGAACTTCATTGATTTGTTCCAGGACGAGGTATTCTGGATCGCGCTGAAGAACACGCTGATCTACGTGGTCATCGCGCTCCCGCTCGGGCTCACCGTGGCGCTCTTCTTCGCGCTCCTGCTCGACGCCAAGCTGCGCGGATCGAGCATCTACCGCACGCTCATCTTTTTGCCCACGCTCGTCCCGGTGGTCGCGGGGGCGACCATCTGGATCTGGATGCTGAACGGCGAGTTTGGCGTCATCAACCATTTCTTGCACGAGGCGAGCTTCGGGCTCTTCCCGAAGACCTCCTGGCTCGCCGAGCGGCGCTTCGCGTTGCCGTCGTTGATCCTGGTGAGCACGTGGACCGTCGGACAAACCGTCTTGACGTTGCTCGCCGCGATGCGGGACGTGCCGAGATCGATCTACGAAGCCGCCGACATCGACGGCGCGAGCTTCTGGCAGAAGATCCGGCACGTCACGATCCCCATGATCTCGCCGGTCATTTACTTCAACGCGATCATGGGCATCATCGGCGCCCTCCAGGTGTTCGCGACGCCCTACATCATGACGGCGGGCGGCCCCGCGCGGGCGACGCTGTTTTATACGCAGCGCATGCACGAGAACGCATTTTATTTCCTGCGCATGGGCTACGCCTGCGCCATGGCGTGGATCCTGTTTCTGGTCGTGCTCGGACTGACCGCGCTGGCGCACCGGCTCGGGCATACCCGCGTCCACTACGGAGGGGCGTGAACCATGGCCGCCGCAGATTCCCCCTTCAGCAGCACGTTTCGCCAGCGACCGTGGTCGAGGGCCGTCGTTCATGTCCTGCTCATCGTCGGCTCGCTGGTGTTCGTTTTCCCCGTCTTGTGGATGCTGTCCACCTCGCTCAAGCCCATCGAGCAAACGCTGACCCCCGACCCCGTGTGGCTCCCGCGCCCGATCGAGTGGCGGAACTACGCCGCGACCATCGAGTACATCCCGTTCCTCCGCTACGCTTTCAACACGGTGTTCGTCTGCACGCTCGCGACAATCGGGACGACGTTGTCGAGCGCGCTCGTGGCCTTCAGCTTCACGCGCCTCGAATGGCCGGGGCGAAACCTGCTGTTTGGCCTGACCTTGGCGACGATGATGGTGCCCTTCCCTGTCGTCATGGTGCCGCTCTATAGCGTCTACCGAACGCTCGGCTGGATTGGCACGCTGAAGCCGCTCTGGGTGCCCACCTTTTTCGGCAGCGCCTTCAGCATCTTTCTCCTGCGGCAGTTCTTCATGCGAATCCCGAAGAGCCTGCCGGAGGCCATGACCCTCGACGGCGCTTCGGAGTTTCGCATCTTCTGGCAAATGTACCTGCCGCTCTCCAAGGCGCCGCTCGTGGTCGTCGCGTTTTTTCAGCTCATGTACTCGTGGAATGACCTCCTGGGCCCCCTCCTGTTCCTCACCGACCAGAGCACATACACGCTGACGTTGGGACTTCAGGCGTACCAGAGCCAGGAAGGCGGAACCCAGTGGCACTTCTTGATGGCCGCCTCGGTCATGACCACGCTGCCGATCGTCGTCCTCTTCTTCATCGTTCAGCGGGCCCTTTTTCAAGGCATGAGCTCGACGCAGAGCTTCGAAGGTTGAGCGGGACGACGACGTGATTACGCGGAGCGTCACCGAGGCCCTGTCATGACGTCGACGACGAGCACCTTGCCCCGCAGGAGGACCGCCGTGATAGTCTGCGCGTCGGACCATGCCATCGCGAAAAGTCGAAGCCATCGCTCGACTGCTCAAAGAGCAGATCTTGGCAGGGCGCTACGCGCCTGGCTCGCGGCTGCCGACGTACGACGCGTTGATGGAGCAGTTTGGCGTCACGCGACCGACCGTCGTGCGCGTGCTCGACACGCTCCGGGAGGAAGGTCTCCTCACGGTCAAGGGCCAGCGCAAGGTCTTCGTGACGCAGCGATTCCCGCATCACGACCGTTATGTGTGGGTCACGAGCGAACAGCCGGGCTCGAACGAGTGGTCGCTGTTTTTATCCATCACCCACGAGGTCATCGAGCGGGGCGAGACCGGGATTGCCGGCCAGGTGAGCGCGCTCGTGGGCGTGGACGGCCGCGCCAACAACCCCGAGTACCGGCAGCTCTGCGACGTGGAGGCGCGTGGATCGGCGGCGGGGCTATTGCTCGTCAACTCCGCGATGCTCTATCTGCTCCCCGTGCTGCAGAAGCCCGGGCTGCCGCGCGTCGCGATCGGAGCGCCGTTGCCTCACGCGAGCCTGGTCACGCTCGACTTTGCGGGGCTGATCGAGCGGGCCTCGGCGCGCTTGCTCGAAAAAGGGCTGCGCATTGCCGTGATGTCGCCGCACGCGCCGAAGCTCGCCGCGGCCCAGGAGTGCCTCGAAGGGTTTGGCCTGAAGCCCGACCGGTTGCTCACGGTGCACGCCGCGCCGATTGGGTGCGAGCGGTTGACCGAGCTGATGTTCGAACGCAGGAACCGCCCGGACGCGATCTTCGTCATGGACGACAACCTGATCCCGCCGCTGCTCGCGGGGCTCCAGCGCGCGAAGTTGAAGGCGGGCGAAGACGTCTACGTGCTCGCCCATTGCAACTGGCCGCGGCCGCTCGGTTTGTCGGAGGGCGTGGAGCACATCGGCTTCGATGTGAGGGAGGTTCTTTGCGCGGGCAAAGACCTCATCGACGCGCACCGCGAGGGAGCGCCGTGTCCCTCGCGCCTCATTCCAGCTCGTTTTCTTGGAGAGTTGACGCGCCCTCTTCCCACGGCGACAGCCGCGAGCGTGGAAGAGGAAACAGTCCATCCCTGACCCGCGTCACTTGCAGGCAACAAGTCGAAGTGCCCTGGCGCGGCGCCGTGGGCTTCGCTCGCGTGCCGCGAGGGACGCGACGAACAGGGGGAGCGAGGCGAACATGGCCAGCGTGACGCTGAAGGACGTCGTGAAGGTCTACGAGGGCGGCGTCAAGGTCGTCGATGGCTTCAACCTCGAGATTGCCGATCGAGAGTTTGTCGTGCTGGTGGGGCCCTCCGGCTGCGGAAAGTCGACCACGCTCCGGATGATTGCCGGGCTCGAAGAGCTCAGCTCCGGCACCATCAAAATTGGCGACCGTGTCGTGAACGACGTGCCCCCAAAGGATCGCGACATCGCGATGGTGTTCCAGAGCTACGCGCTCTACCCGCACATGACGGTCTACGAGAACATGGTCTTCGCGCTCAAGCTGCGCGGGCTCGACGCGGCCGTGATTCGCGAGAAGGCCCTGCGCGCGGCCAAGATTCTCGGGATCGAAGGCTTGCTCGATCGCAAGCCGAAGGCGCTCTCCGGCGGACAACGGCAGCGGGTCGCGGTGGGACGCGCCATCGTGCGCGAGCCGAAGTGTTTTCTCTTCGACGAGCCGCTCTCCAACCTGGACGCGAAGCTCCGCGTGCAGATGCGCGCGGAGATCAAGCAGCTCCACATGAGCCTCCATGCAACCACCGTCTATGTAACCCACGATCAGGAAGAAGCGATGACGCTCGGAGATCGCGTGGTCGTGATGAAGGACGGGGTGATTCAGCAGTGTGACGGCGCTCTGGAGATCTACCACAACCCGGCCAATCGTTTCGTCGCTGGGTTTCTCGGGAGCCCGCCCATGAACTTTTTCGAAGGGCAGCTCGTGCGGGAGGGGGATCGCTTGCTCTTCGACGAGGGGACGGCGAAGGTTCCGGTGCCGGCGTGGGCGAGCGCCGAACTCGCGCCGCGCGCCGGGGCGGCCGTCGTGATGGGCGTGCGGCCCGAGGCGATGTCGGACCAGGCGAGCGCGCGGTTTGCGACTGCGGAGAATGCGATCCCAATGCGCGTCACGCTGATTCAACCCCTGGGGGACAAGATGGACGTGGTCCTCGCGACCGCGCGTCACCCGCACGCCGTCGCGCACGTCGACGCGCACGCGGGGATTCGTGTCGGCGAGACCTTGCCGCTCTTCATCGACACCGAGCGCGTGCATTTTTTTGCGCCCGGCGCGGTCGGGGAGCGAATCGCGACGCGGCGTCGATAGAGACGAAACGATAACGAACCATTCATTGTGTGGCGATGGAACGCGCATTCGCGCGTTGACGCGTCGCGCGCGTCCGCTCGCTCGGATGGCGTGATGCGGCAGAGCGCGCTTGGTAAACAGCTATAGTTAATCATGAATCCGCCTTGACTCATTTCGGGGCGGGCAATAAAACACGAAGACTTCGCTCGAACCGAGGCGCGGCCTCGAGGCGTCGAGCGAACAGAGGAGCGTCATGGTGCGAAAGACGATCGACTGCACGGACTACGTCCCGCTGGGCGACGTCGACTGGGTCGAGCAGACAGAGCGCGGCCTTCTCCTCGGCGTCGGCGAGGAGAAGGTGCGGATCGACGTGCTTTCCCCTGACGTATTGCGCCTGAAGATCTCCCAGGCGGGTTCGTTTGATGAGAGCCCGACATTCGCGGCGTGCTTTGAAATGCCAGCTCCGCCACCGTTCGAGGTCAAAGATACGCCCGACGAGATCCTCGTCGAGACGGCGCGCATCCGCCTCCGCATCTCGAAGCGGCCGTTTGCGATGGACGCCTATCGCGAGGACGGCTCGGTGATCTTCGAGGATTATCGCGACGACGAGGGCCACGCGCGTGGGTATTTGCAGCTCAATGATGCGTTCGTCGTGACGCGGCGTTTGGCCCCGCGTGATTCGATCTACGGGCTCGGCGAAAAAACGGGCCCGTTCGATCGGCGGGGTCAGAATTACGCGCTCTGGAACACGGACATCCTGCACCCGGACGTGCTCCGCCTGAACCACCTGTACGAAGCTGACCACACGCTGTCGGGCCGAAGCCCGGAGTTCGACCCCTACTACACGTCGATCCCGCTCTTTTACCATTGCAGCGCCGCGGACGACGCGGCGAGGGTCGCGGGCTTTTTCGTCGACAACGGCTACAAGGGAAACTTCGAGTTCTCCGCGGAACAATACTACCGGTATGCCTTCGCGGGTGGACAGTACACCGAGTACGTATTCGCCGGTCCGGACCTGCGCGGAGCGCTCCGCGCGTACACGTTCGTCACGGGGCGGATGGCGGCGCCGCCGCTATGGACGCTCGGTCATCACCAGTGCCGATATCACCACTACACCGACGAGGAGATCTCTGCCATCGGTCGGCAATATCGAGAGCGCGGCATCCCGTGCGACGTGCTTTGGCTCGACATCGGCTACATGGATGGCTACCGCGTGTTCACCTGGCACCCGACGCGATACCCCGACGCGCCGCGCTTCCTGGACGCGCTGAAAGAGAGCCGGTTTCGTCTGGTCACGATCGTGGATCCCGGCGTGAAGGTCGAGCCGGGCTACCCGGTGTTCGACGAGGCCCGCGCTCGGAACCTGCTCTGCAAGACGGAATCCGGAAACCTCTACATCGGAAAGGTTTGGCCTGGGCGCAGCGCATTTCCGGACTTCGTCAAGCCGGAGGCCCGCGCCTGGTGGGCCTCGCTCGTCGCGCAGCACGTCGCCTCGGGCGT
Protein-coding sequences here:
- a CDS encoding GntR family transcriptional regulator translates to MPSRKVEAIARLLKEQILAGRYAPGSRLPTYDALMEQFGVTRPTVVRVLDTLREEGLLTVKGQRKVFVTQRFPHHDRYVWVTSEQPGSNEWSLFLSITHEVIERGETGIAGQVSALVGVDGRANNPEYRQLCDVEARGSAAGLLLVNSAMLYLLPVLQKPGLPRVAIGAPLPHASLVTLDFAGLIERASARLLEKGLRIAVMSPHAPKLAAAQECLEGFGLKPDRLLTVHAAPIGCERLTELMFERRNRPDAIFVMDDNLIPPLLAGLQRAKLKAGEDVYVLAHCNWPRPLGLSEGVEHIGFDVREVLCAGKDLIDAHREGAPCPSRLIPARFLGELTRPLPTATAASVEEETVHP
- a CDS encoding glycoside hydrolase family 31 protein is translated as MVRKTIDCTDYVPLGDVDWVEQTERGLLLGVGEEKVRIDVLSPDVLRLKISQAGSFDESPTFAACFEMPAPPPFEVKDTPDEILVETARIRLRISKRPFAMDAYREDGSVIFEDYRDDEGHARGYLQLNDAFVVTRRLAPRDSIYGLGEKTGPFDRRGQNYALWNTDILHPDVLRLNHLYEADHTLSGRSPEFDPYYTSIPLFYHCSAADDAARVAGFFVDNGYKGNFEFSAEQYYRYAFAGGQYTEYVFAGPDLRGALRAYTFVTGRMAAPPLWTLGHHQCRYHHYTDEEISAIGRQYRERGIPCDVLWLDIGYMDGYRVFTWHPTRYPDAPRFLDALKESRFRLVTIVDPGVKVEPGYPVFDEARARNLLCKTESGNLYIGKVWPGRSAFPDFVKPEARAWWASLVAQHVASGVAGIWNDMNEPATGDIEPFGMRFDRDGEDHPHERYHNQFALLMARATSEGLAEARPDHRTFVLSRAGSAGIQRYAAQWLGDNCSNWEHLQMSVPMALAMGISGQPFIGADIPGFVSTPSPELAARWVQCGALMPFCRYHNHWGEPDQYPWSFGPEVEAICRDAIRLRYRLLPYLYSAFFQASESGDPIARPLVYDFQQDPHARETADAYLLGEALLVAPVCTPGCTERRVYLPAGTWVDWHTEERHAGGQFITAKAPLDRIPLFARGGYIIPSYESAPESTMGHAPERLVLHVFVPDEDGEFVSELHEDDGLTLAFARGAYYRTTFRLTRRGAALSVSAAVTGRGFPEFRRHALRLVFHGFRGKEITLDGRVVRVEEGVVEFENRAEDFTLALTLDDARSAAVPRAGQGALHEAL
- a CDS encoding carbohydrate ABC transporter permease produces the protein MAAADSPFSSTFRQRPWSRAVVHVLLIVGSLVFVFPVLWMLSTSLKPIEQTLTPDPVWLPRPIEWRNYAATIEYIPFLRYAFNTVFVCTLATIGTTLSSALVAFSFTRLEWPGRNLLFGLTLATMMVPFPVVMVPLYSVYRTLGWIGTLKPLWVPTFFGSAFSIFLLRQFFMRIPKSLPEAMTLDGASEFRIFWQMYLPLSKAPLVVVAFFQLMYSWNDLLGPLLFLTDQSTYTLTLGLQAYQSQEGGTQWHFLMAASVMTTLPIVVLFFIVQRALFQGMSSTQSFEG
- a CDS encoding extracellular solute-binding protein translates to MRRCSSDRLDVQQWAAPARLAAPFARAPRSSSARPRRTLVALLSVLAIALCSLISPAVHAQGSPSPSPEGRVRVSYWEKWTGMEKEAMESVIQDFHRSQSRIWVDYQSVSQYQHKTLIATAGGDPPDIAGLLAADIADFAEKNALVPLDELMRGTHMGRESFLPVYWDMGVYRDHVWAVVSVPNVVSLYWNKDLFAKAGLDPDRPPRTIAELDAMAEKLTVVEGGRIAQLGFMPADTNWWPYGWGFWFGARLWDGGANITIDSPENVRAFSWFQGYGKRHDAGQLQNFTSSFGNFASAQNPFLSGKLAMVLQGIWMGNFIQKFSPEMRWGAAAFPSEKEGGPPVAIADADMLVIPSGAKHPSEAFAFLEYLTQQGPMEKLCLGQRKLSPLRSVSPEFYRAHKNPFIKSLQDLAASPGATPQPRISVWNEYTLEIRNASQRLWLGEATADQALGDVKTVVQKSWDRHRHRQDAAPSRWLSVLPFGLIGLLGVGLVGAARREQRRLAQTSGVEKPVRSNASLRKGLAFFSPWGIGLLVFLAYPVASSIVYSFCDYSVLSPPRWIGLQNFIDLFQDEVFWIALKNTLIYVVIALPLGLTVALFFALLLDAKLRGSSIYRTLIFLPTLVPVVAGATIWIWMLNGEFGVINHFLHEASFGLFPKTSWLAERRFALPSLILVSTWTVGQTVLTLLAAMRDVPRSIYEAADIDGASFWQKIRHVTIPMISPVIYFNAIMGIIGALQVFATPYIMTAGGPARATLFYTQRMHENAFYFLRMGYACAMAWILFLVVLGLTALAHRLGHTRVHYGGA
- a CDS encoding ABC transporter ATP-binding protein; protein product: MASVTLKDVVKVYEGGVKVVDGFNLEIADREFVVLVGPSGCGKSTTLRMIAGLEELSSGTIKIGDRVVNDVPPKDRDIAMVFQSYALYPHMTVYENMVFALKLRGLDAAVIREKALRAAKILGIEGLLDRKPKALSGGQRQRVAVGRAIVREPKCFLFDEPLSNLDAKLRVQMRAEIKQLHMSLHATTVYVTHDQEEAMTLGDRVVVMKDGVIQQCDGALEIYHNPANRFVAGFLGSPPMNFFEGQLVREGDRLLFDEGTAKVPVPAWASAELAPRAGAAVVMGVRPEAMSDQASARFATAENAIPMRVTLIQPLGDKMDVVLATARHPHAVAHVDAHAGIRVGETLPLFIDTERVHFFAPGAVGERIATRRR